A region from the Gemmatimonadota bacterium genome encodes:
- the topA gene encoding type I DNA topoisomerase yields MTQRSRSTRLVIVESPAKARTISKYLGPGYRVRASVGHVRDLPERELGVDIEHGFAPTYVTIRGKGKVIQELRREAESVYDVILATDPDREGEAIAYHVAEQLGYSPERRDGDGRRFRRVLFHEITADAVHRALERPGAIDMRKVEAQQARRILDRLVGYQVSPLLWKPIRPGLSAGRVQTVALRLLVEREAEIRGFQAEEYWSITARLEKAAERFEAGLHHIEGQTFRLEDEAAASAVVRDLAGVAFVVSEVKRRERVKNPPAPFTTSTLQQEAAKRLGFSAQKTMRLAQQLYEGVELGPAGAVGLITYMRTDSTRVARGAAEAGRSWASARFGTEFAAGAARLWGGKQQRAAQEAHEAIRPTDVAHEPERVRRLLERDLYRLYELVWLRFVAGQMAAAVFDTTTVDFDLGGASGRRYLFRATGSVLKFAGFTRLYREAQEEGDHRTLEDVEPLPELRAGDVCRLLDLVPAQHFTQPPPRYSEASLVKELERLGIGRPSTYAQIISTLVEREYAELKQKRFYPTTLGETVARVLVRVFPDIFDVDFTSEMEAELDRVEEGELDWRKVLADFYGPFQHRLQEGERNTEQIVREVVAGEAGVCPECGRELLVRWSRRGRFLGCTGYPECRYTRPLDERARTEPRPVGRRCPRCGGELLERMGRTGAFIGCSNYPECRHTEPVTIPGLVCPRCATGAVAEKRTRRGKVFWGCTRYPECDWSSWNRPVPAPCPDCGATFLLEKSSKARGNYLQCATCGGVFAPDGISGGGAPGADGGA; encoded by the coding sequence ATGACGCAGAGGAGTCGAAGCACGCGGCTGGTGATTGTCGAGTCACCCGCCAAAGCCAGGACGATCAGCAAGTATCTGGGGCCGGGCTACCGGGTGCGGGCCTCCGTAGGCCACGTCCGCGACCTGCCGGAGCGGGAGCTGGGCGTGGATATCGAACACGGTTTTGCGCCCACGTACGTCACGATCCGGGGCAAGGGGAAGGTGATCCAGGAGCTGCGGCGCGAGGCCGAATCCGTCTATGACGTGATCCTGGCCACGGACCCCGACCGGGAGGGGGAGGCGATTGCCTATCACGTGGCCGAGCAGCTCGGCTACTCGCCCGAGCGACGCGACGGCGATGGCCGGCGCTTTCGTCGTGTGCTCTTCCACGAAATTACCGCGGATGCCGTACACCGCGCGCTCGAGCGGCCGGGCGCCATTGATATGCGCAAGGTCGAGGCGCAGCAAGCGCGGCGCATCCTGGACCGCCTGGTCGGTTACCAGGTCAGCCCCTTGCTCTGGAAGCCGATCCGCCCGGGGCTCAGCGCAGGGCGCGTGCAGACCGTGGCGCTCCGTCTGCTGGTCGAACGGGAAGCGGAGATCCGCGGATTCCAGGCGGAGGAATACTGGTCGATAACGGCCCGGCTGGAGAAGGCTGCCGAGCGCTTCGAGGCAGGCCTCCACCACATTGAGGGCCAGACGTTCCGCTTGGAGGACGAGGCCGCCGCTTCGGCGGTCGTACGGGACCTGGCCGGCGTCGCCTTTGTGGTCAGTGAAGTCAAGCGGCGCGAGCGGGTGAAGAACCCGCCTGCGCCCTTCACCACCTCGACACTGCAGCAGGAAGCGGCCAAACGCCTGGGCTTTTCGGCACAAAAGACCATGCGCCTGGCGCAGCAGCTCTACGAGGGCGTGGAGCTGGGGCCGGCGGGCGCGGTCGGGCTCATCACCTACATGCGTACGGACTCGACGCGCGTCGCCCGCGGCGCCGCGGAAGCCGGCCGTAGCTGGGCCTCGGCGCGGTTCGGCACGGAGTTCGCCGCCGGGGCCGCGCGTCTCTGGGGCGGAAAGCAGCAGAGGGCGGCGCAGGAGGCGCACGAGGCGATCCGGCCTACGGACGTGGCCCACGAGCCCGAGCGCGTGCGCCGCCTGCTCGAGCGTGACCTCTACCGGCTTTACGAGCTGGTCTGGCTCCGCTTCGTCGCCGGGCAGATGGCCGCTGCCGTGTTCGACACGACCACGGTCGATTTTGATCTTGGCGGCGCGAGCGGCCGGCGCTACCTGTTCCGGGCCACGGGCTCGGTCCTCAAGTTTGCAGGCTTCACCCGCCTGTATCGGGAGGCGCAGGAGGAGGGCGACCATCGCACGCTCGAGGATGTCGAGCCGCTGCCCGAGCTGCGCGCCGGCGATGTCTGCCGGCTGCTCGACCTCGTGCCCGCGCAGCACTTCACGCAGCCGCCGCCACGCTACAGTGAGGCCAGCCTGGTCAAGGAGCTGGAGCGGCTGGGCATTGGCCGGCCGTCCACCTACGCGCAGATCATCTCGACGCTGGTCGAGCGAGAGTACGCCGAGCTGAAACAGAAGCGCTTCTACCCCACGACGCTGGGCGAGACCGTGGCGCGGGTGCTGGTGCGCGTGTTTCCGGACATCTTCGACGTGGACTTCACCAGTGAGATGGAAGCCGAGCTCGACCGCGTCGAGGAAGGCGAGCTGGACTGGCGCAAGGTGCTGGCGGACTTTTACGGGCCGTTCCAGCACCGGCTCCAGGAGGGCGAACGGAACACGGAGCAGATCGTGCGCGAGGTCGTTGCCGGGGAGGCCGGCGTCTGCCCCGAGTGCGGCCGCGAGCTGCTCGTGCGCTGGAGCCGCCGGGGGCGGTTCCTCGGCTGTACGGGCTACCCGGAGTGCCGCTATACCCGCCCCCTGGATGAGCGGGCCCGAACGGAGCCGCGACCTGTCGGCCGGCGCTGCCCCAGGTGTGGAGGCGAACTGCTCGAGCGCATGGGTCGGACCGGCGCCTTCATCGGCTGCAGCAACTATCCCGAATGCAGACACACAGAGCCCGTCACGATCCCCGGCCTGGTCTGCCCGCGCTGCGCCACGGGCGCGGTGGCGGAGAAGCGCACGCGGCGGGGCAAGGTCTTCTGGGGATGCACACGCTATCCGGAGTGCGACTGGTCCAGTTGGAACCGACCCGTCCCCGCCCCCTGTCCCGACTGCGGCGCGACCTTCCTCCTCGAGAAGAGCAGCAAGGCCCGCGGCAATTACCTGCAGTGCGCCACTTGCGGCGGCGTGTTCGCGCCGGATGGCATCTCGGGTGGCGGCGCGCCCGGCGCCGACGGCGGGGCATGA
- a CDS encoding shikimate kinase yields MRARRPGGPPSRVVLLGFMASGKSTVGRRLARLLHWDFVDFDAEIERRTGLTIAEIFQQFGEAGFRALEAELTAELAGSQQVVLAPGGGWITQPDLLERLAPHSLVLWLRISPEEALRRARRAATHRPLLAGPQPLRRARALLARREPLYRLADWTIDVDGRRPDQIAREIAARIRAAGEADAG; encoded by the coding sequence ATGCGGGCGCGCCGGCCCGGCGGCCCACCGTCCCGGGTCGTGCTGCTCGGCTTCATGGCGTCCGGCAAATCGACCGTGGGCCGGCGACTGGCCCGACTGCTGCACTGGGACTTTGTCGACTTCGACGCCGAGATCGAGCGGCGCACTGGCCTGACCATCGCCGAGATCTTCCAGCAATTCGGCGAAGCCGGGTTCCGGGCCCTCGAGGCCGAGCTGACCGCGGAACTGGCCGGCAGCCAGCAGGTCGTGCTGGCGCCCGGCGGCGGCTGGATTACCCAGCCGGACTTGCTCGAGCGCCTCGCGCCACACAGCCTCGTGCTGTGGCTGCGCATCTCGCCCGAGGAGGCCCTGCGCCGGGCCAGGCGCGCGGCGACGCACCGGCCCCTGCTGGCCGGGCCCCAGCCGCTGCGCCGCGCCCGCGCGTTGCTCGCCCGGCGCGAGCCGCTCTACCGCCTGGCCGATTGGACTATTGACGTGGACGGCCGCAGGCCCGATCAAATAGCCAGGGAGATCGCGGCACGGATCCGGGCGGCGGGGGAAGCCGACGCGGGCTAG